The following proteins come from a genomic window of Acidimicrobiales bacterium:
- a CDS encoding helix-turn-helix transcriptional regulator yields MAMARHRLKARREQQGLTQEQLALSIGVATSTYREWERGLSTPRVGFRPRLAERLDVSLVEVDSYLNANANANGEAEGGGAVAAPSGQAVPTWLTLYASLEQGASHLWAFQPMTVHALLQTPAYARAVERVGPRPASDEWVARRVELRLARQGVLIRKPDPLQLAVVLDESVLLRLTGGPVVMAAQLAHLAAMAQQPNVDLRILPLVAGVHAASFGAFTLLASPGATTAQMACVTDRTGVRYLEGPHAVDAHVEVFDHLCEHSLSLTESVDLIRNIAEERYQ; encoded by the coding sequence ATGGCGATGGCACGCCACCGGCTCAAGGCACGGCGGGAGCAACAGGGTCTGACCCAGGAGCAGCTCGCGCTCTCGATCGGCGTGGCCACGTCGACCTACCGGGAGTGGGAGCGCGGCCTGTCGACGCCGCGGGTCGGGTTCCGGCCGCGGCTCGCCGAACGGCTCGACGTGTCGCTGGTGGAGGTCGACTCCTACCTCAACGCCAACGCCAACGCCAACGGCGAGGCCGAGGGCGGGGGTGCCGTCGCGGCGCCGAGCGGTCAGGCCGTGCCGACGTGGCTGACGCTGTACGCCTCGCTGGAGCAGGGTGCCTCCCATCTGTGGGCGTTCCAGCCGATGACGGTGCACGCCCTGCTGCAGACGCCGGCCTACGCCCGGGCGGTCGAGCGGGTGGGGCCGCGCCCGGCGAGCGACGAGTGGGTGGCGCGGCGCGTCGAGCTGCGCCTGGCCCGCCAGGGCGTGTTGATACGGAAGCCCGATCCGTTGCAGCTGGCGGTCGTGCTGGACGAGTCGGTGCTCCTCCGCCTCACGGGCGGGCCGGTGGTGATGGCCGCGCAACTCGCCCACCTGGCGGCGATGGCGCAGCAACCCAACGTCGACCTGCGGATCCTGCCGCTGGTGGCGGGCGTGCACGCGGCCTCGTTCGGGGCGTTCACGCTGCTGGCGTCGCCCGGAGCGACGACGGCTCAGATGGCCTGCGTCACCGACCGGACCGGGGTCCGGTACCTGGAGGGGCCCCACGCCGTCGACGCCCACGTCGAGGTGTTCGACCACCTGTGCGAGCACTCCCTCTCGCTCACGGAGTCGGTCGACCTCATCCGCAACATCGCCGAGGAGCGATACCAATGA
- a CDS encoding TetR/AcrR family transcriptional regulator — protein MTTFPPASRVRRTQRERSSASASRLLDAAIELIAAQGFAATTQADIGTRAGYSRAMVRERFGSAEALLDALFERLVDRWHLEIAPLLEGHTGPELLSIALEAFRDRLRDRPVEARALFVLQFEATGPMAVLRERVAAVNQALLASIAARLSEGQAAGTVRPDVDPETAALDWVATLRGATFLWLIDEDFDLDTFVARWSQQQPTLYG, from the coding sequence GTGACGACGTTCCCGCCCGCATCGAGGGTCCGGCGCACCCAACGGGAACGTTCGTCGGCCTCGGCCAGCCGCCTGCTCGACGCCGCCATCGAACTGATCGCCGCCCAGGGCTTCGCCGCCACCACCCAGGCCGACATCGGCACCCGCGCCGGCTACAGCCGGGCGATGGTGCGGGAGCGCTTCGGTTCGGCCGAAGCCTTGCTCGACGCCCTGTTCGAGCGGCTGGTCGACCGCTGGCACCTCGAGATCGCCCCGCTGCTCGAGGGCCACACGGGCCCCGAGCTGCTGTCCATCGCTCTGGAGGCGTTCCGCGACCGCCTGCGCGACCGGCCCGTGGAGGCCCGCGCCCTGTTCGTGCTGCAGTTCGAGGCCACCGGACCGATGGCGGTGCTGCGGGAACGGGTGGCGGCGGTGAACCAGGCACTGCTGGCGTCGATCGCTGCGAGGCTGAGCGAGGGCCAGGCCGCCGGCACCGTCCGCCCCGACGTCGACCCGGAGACCGCCGCCCTCGACTGGGTCGCCACCCTCCGCGGCGCCACGTTCCTCTGGCTGATCGACGAGGACTTCGACCTCGACACCTTCGTCGCCCGCTGGTCGCAGCAACAACCCACCCTCTACGGCTGA
- a CDS encoding ABC transporter ATP-binding protein — protein sequence MNHTTDQLPPAAVGVHGLRKTWPGGVEAVKGVDFDVAPGEVFGLLGPNGAGKSTTIGMLTTTVVPTGGRAHVDGFDVSDQPIQARAASAVVFQDPVVDRALTGRRNLLLHARLWGVGARDAAARIDEHVDGFGLTGILDRPVSTYSGGQRRRLEIARSLLSRPRVLFLDEPTVGLDPRIRYELLDLIGGLRERSGLTVLLTTHYLDEAERLCDRIGVMHEGEIVALDTPADLLAGLGIDVLELRVDSSPAAARALSGLRAGGFAGDDVLALGSTVTVPLHGRPAADALDALGRAGVTPTAVTTRRPTLDDVYLRLTGGSLATPAAAA from the coding sequence ATGAACCACACCACCGACCAGCTCCCCCCGGCGGCGGTCGGCGTCCACGGCCTGCGCAAGACCTGGCCCGGCGGCGTCGAAGCCGTGAAGGGCGTCGACTTCGACGTCGCTCCCGGCGAGGTCTTCGGCCTCCTCGGTCCCAACGGCGCCGGCAAGAGCACCACCATCGGCATGCTCACCACCACCGTGGTGCCCACCGGCGGGCGGGCCCACGTCGACGGCTTCGACGTGTCCGACCAGCCGATCCAGGCCCGGGCCGCCAGCGCCGTCGTGTTCCAGGACCCGGTCGTCGACCGGGCTCTCACCGGCCGCCGCAACCTGCTCCTCCACGCCCGCCTGTGGGGCGTGGGCGCTCGGGACGCGGCGGCGCGGATCGACGAGCACGTCGACGGCTTCGGGCTCACCGGCATCCTCGACCGCCCGGTGTCGACCTACAGCGGCGGGCAGCGGCGGCGGCTGGAGATCGCCCGGTCGCTGCTGTCGAGGCCCCGGGTGCTGTTCCTCGACGAGCCCACCGTCGGCCTCGACCCCCGGATCCGCTACGAGCTGCTCGACCTCATCGGCGGCCTGCGGGAGCGGTCCGGCCTCACGGTGCTGCTCACCACCCACTACCTCGACGAGGCCGAGCGGCTGTGCGACCGCATCGGCGTGATGCACGAGGGCGAGATCGTCGCCCTCGACACGCCGGCCGACCTGCTCGCCGGGCTCGGCATCGACGTGCTGGAGCTGCGGGTCGACTCCTCGCCGGCCGCCGCTCGTGCGCTGAGCGGACTCCGGGCCGGTGGCTTCGCCGGCGACGACGTTCTCGCCCTCGGCTCCACCGTCACCGTGCCCCTGCACGGCCGTCCCGCCGCCGACGCCCTCGACGCGCTCGGTCGCGCCGGTGTCACGCCCACGGCCGTGACCACCCGTCGGCCCACTCTCGACGACGTCTACCTGCGCCTCACCGGCGGCTCCCTCGCCACCCCCGCGGCCGCGGCATGA
- the dinB gene encoding DNA polymerase IV has protein sequence MNAGQATILHADLDSFYASVEQRDRPQLRGRPVVVGGGVVLAASYEAKAFGVRTAMGGRQARQLCPQAVVVEPRFSVYSEASKAVFGVFDDTSPLVEGLSIDEAFLDVAGLWRIAGTPREIAVRLRAEVQRRVGLPITVGVARTKFLAKVASAVAKPDGLLVVPPEGELAFLHPLPVRRLWGVGPVTADKLQARGVHTVGEVAELPESALVAMLGPAGGRHLHALAHNRDPRPVVVGRRRRSMGAQRALGSRPKAAGLVDESLVALVDRVCRRLRAAQRVGRTVVLRLRFDDFTRATRSHTLDRATAHTGTVLGVARDLMAKAQPLVRRQGITLVGVAVGNLSDASAVQLVLPFRRGSGGALDATLDDVRTRFGSTAITRAVLLGHDPDLTVPLLPDR, from the coding sequence GTGAACGCCGGGCAGGCCACCATCCTGCACGCCGACCTCGACTCGTTCTACGCGTCGGTGGAGCAGCGGGACCGTCCCCAGTTGCGGGGGCGGCCGGTCGTGGTGGGCGGGGGCGTGGTGCTGGCGGCCAGCTACGAGGCCAAGGCGTTCGGCGTCCGCACGGCGATGGGCGGCCGGCAGGCCCGGCAGCTGTGCCCGCAGGCCGTCGTCGTCGAGCCCCGGTTCTCGGTGTACTCCGAGGCCAGCAAGGCGGTGTTCGGGGTGTTCGACGACACCTCGCCGCTGGTGGAGGGCTTGTCCATCGACGAGGCGTTCCTCGACGTCGCCGGGCTGTGGCGCATCGCCGGCACCCCGCGGGAGATCGCCGTGCGGCTGCGGGCGGAGGTGCAGCGGCGGGTGGGGCTGCCGATCACCGTGGGTGTGGCCCGCACGAAGTTCCTCGCCAAGGTGGCCAGTGCGGTCGCCAAGCCCGACGGGCTGCTGGTTGTGCCGCCGGAGGGGGAGCTGGCGTTCCTGCACCCGTTGCCGGTGCGCCGGCTGTGGGGTGTCGGGCCGGTGACCGCCGACAAGCTGCAGGCCCGGGGCGTCCACACCGTGGGCGAGGTGGCCGAGCTGCCCGAGTCGGCGCTCGTGGCGATGCTGGGGCCGGCCGGCGGTCGGCACCTCCACGCCCTGGCCCACAACCGCGACCCCCGGCCGGTGGTGGTGGGGCGGCGGCGTCGCTCGATGGGGGCGCAGCGGGCGCTGGGCAGTCGGCCCAAGGCGGCGGGGCTGGTCGACGAGTCGCTGGTGGCGCTGGTCGACCGGGTGTGCCGGCGCCTGCGGGCGGCCCAGCGGGTGGGGCGCACGGTGGTCCTGCGTCTCCGCTTCGACGATTTCACCCGGGCCACCCGGTCGCACACGCTCGACCGGGCCACCGCCCACACCGGCACCGTGCTGGGAGTGGCGCGCGACCTGATGGCCAAGGCCCAGCCGCTGGTCCGCCGGCAGGGCATCACGCTGGTGGGCGTGGCGGTCGGCAACCTGTCCGACGCCTCCGCCGTGCAGCTGGTGCTGCCGTTCCGCCGGGGCAGCGGCGGCGCCCTCGACGCCACCCTCGACGACGTCCGCACCCGCTTCGGCTCTACCGCCATCACCCGCGCGGTGCTCCTGGGCCACGACCCCGACCTCACGGTCCCCCTGCTCCCCGATCGATAG
- a CDS encoding phosphotransferase, with protein MSETQAELALGATTDVTAAWCTAALADHLDGARVTECTTSPVGTGQVSDTLRLRLGYDPPGAGPPNLVAKVTAAAEASRAAALIARTYEIEAAFYRELAPTLPVRTPRCYLSAYDPPGNTYTVVLEDLAPARQGDQMAGCSLDEAELALAEMTLLHAPRWGDARLTGLPWLHRIAPDTPERMAGLVGAFSGGFLDRYADGLEPEVVALVERFVPRIAAYVANQPEPWSVAHGDFRVDNLLFGGDDGRVAVVDWQTVVHGPGLADLAYFLGASLPIAVRQDHERALVASYHRRLAALHVDLSFDDCWTGYRRYAFGGLIMAIVASALVERTARGDEMFTTMGNRHGCHALDVDAEALHSC; from the coding sequence GTGTCCGAGACGCAGGCCGAGCTCGCGCTCGGCGCGACCACCGACGTGACCGCGGCGTGGTGCACCGCCGCACTGGCCGACCACCTCGACGGCGCCCGCGTCACGGAGTGCACCACCAGCCCGGTCGGCACCGGCCAGGTGTCCGACACGCTGCGACTGCGCCTCGGCTACGACCCGCCCGGCGCCGGACCTCCCAACCTGGTCGCCAAGGTCACCGCCGCCGCCGAGGCCAGCCGGGCCGCGGCCCTCATCGCCCGCACCTACGAGATCGAGGCCGCGTTCTACCGTGAGCTCGCCCCGACGCTGCCGGTCCGCACGCCCCGCTGCTACCTGTCGGCCTACGACCCGCCGGGCAACACCTACACGGTGGTGCTGGAGGACCTCGCCCCGGCCCGGCAGGGCGACCAGATGGCCGGCTGCAGCCTCGACGAGGCCGAGCTGGCGCTGGCCGAGATGACGCTCCTCCACGCCCCTCGCTGGGGCGACGCCCGCCTGACCGGGCTGCCCTGGCTGCACCGCATCGCACCCGACACCCCCGAGCGGATGGCCGGGCTGGTGGGCGCGTTCTCCGGCGGCTTCCTCGACCGCTACGCCGACGGCCTCGAGCCCGAGGTCGTCGCCCTGGTCGAGCGGTTCGTGCCCCGGATCGCCGCCTACGTCGCCAACCAGCCGGAGCCGTGGAGCGTGGCCCACGGCGACTTCCGGGTCGACAACCTGCTGTTCGGCGGCGACGACGGACGGGTGGCAGTGGTCGACTGGCAGACCGTGGTGCACGGACCGGGGCTCGCCGACCTGGCCTACTTCCTCGGCGCCAGCCTGCCGATCGCGGTCCGGCAGGACCACGAGCGCGCCCTGGTCGCCAGCTACCACCGCCGGCTCGCAGCTCTGCACGTCGACCTGAGCTTCGACGACTGCTGGACCGGCTACCGCCGCTACGCCTTCGGCGGCCTGATCATGGCGATCGTCGCGTCGGCGCTGGTGGAGCGCACCGCCCGGGGCGACGAGATGTTCACCACCATGGGCAACCGCCACGGTTGCCACGCCCTCGACGTCGATGCGGAGGCCTTGCATTCGTGCTGA
- a CDS encoding glyoxalase superfamily protein: MDWKIELIAIPVTDVDRAKAFYTEQAGFNADHDHQVNDDLRFVQLTPPGSACSITIGTGVTDAQPGSVKGMQMVVADIEQAHQELSDRGVDVSEVQDFPWGRFVFFSDPDGNSWAVQAMLPQP; this comes from the coding sequence ATGGATTGGAAGATCGAGCTCATCGCCATCCCCGTGACCGACGTCGACCGGGCCAAGGCCTTCTACACGGAGCAGGCCGGCTTCAACGCCGACCACGACCACCAGGTGAACGACGACCTGCGCTTCGTGCAGCTCACGCCGCCGGGGTCGGCCTGCTCGATCACGATCGGCACCGGCGTCACCGACGCCCAGCCCGGCTCGGTGAAGGGCATGCAGATGGTGGTCGCCGACATCGAGCAGGCCCATCAGGAGCTCAGCGACCGCGGCGTCGACGTGAGCGAGGTCCAGGACTTCCCGTGGGGCCGCTTCGTCTTCTTCAGCGACCCCGACGGCAACTCCTGGGCCGTCCAGGCGATGCTCCCCCAGCCCTGA
- a CDS encoding RNB domain-containing ribonuclease, translated as MPNVPLHIAVDDPTVVEGLALIRQQQKVPGPHPPEVAAEAEAAAPRVLGGLDGDIGDGRRRDARDLPFVTIDPPGSRDLDQALHIEAHGPGWRVHYAIADVAAFVEPGGALDAACWDRGLTFYLPDGRAPLHPPALGEGAASLLPDEDRPAVLWTVDLDADGAVESATVERAVVRSRAQLTYEQVQHAVDQGHAEQTLVLLREVGQVRMRQEVARGGVSLDLPAQQVEADDGGYRIDFETTLPSMGWNAQVSLLTGMVAAERMAAAGVGLLRTMPPAGKKVLAQVRRTARALHVGWPEGATYADLVRSLRSEIPDEAALLALAARGLRGAGYLALPAAAASGPDMEHGAVAAQYAHVTAPLRRLGDRYAIEVCLALEAGDTPPAWATERLPDLPHALQSTGSRESGAARAAVDLVEALVLRPMVGRTIRVSVVAADDEGSTVVCRDPAIQSRIAGHTLGLGDEVTVRIASADPVQRQIVLEPT; from the coding sequence GTGCCGAACGTCCCGTTGCACATCGCCGTCGACGATCCGACCGTGGTCGAGGGCCTCGCCCTGATCCGTCAGCAGCAGAAGGTGCCGGGGCCGCACCCGCCCGAGGTGGCCGCCGAGGCCGAGGCGGCGGCGCCGAGGGTGCTGGGCGGGCTCGACGGCGACATCGGCGACGGCCGGCGGCGTGATGCCCGCGACCTGCCGTTCGTCACGATCGACCCGCCGGGCAGCCGCGACCTCGACCAGGCCCTGCACATCGAAGCCCACGGCCCCGGTTGGCGGGTCCACTACGCCATCGCCGACGTGGCCGCCTTCGTCGAGCCCGGCGGGGCCCTCGACGCCGCCTGCTGGGACCGCGGTCTCACCTTCTACCTGCCCGACGGCCGCGCCCCGTTGCACCCGCCCGCCCTCGGCGAGGGCGCCGCCAGCCTCCTGCCCGACGAGGACCGCCCGGCGGTGCTGTGGACCGTCGACCTCGACGCCGACGGCGCCGTCGAGTCGGCGACCGTGGAGCGGGCCGTCGTCCGCAGCCGCGCCCAGCTCACCTACGAGCAGGTCCAGCACGCCGTCGACCAGGGCCACGCGGAGCAGACGCTGGTGCTGCTGCGGGAGGTCGGCCAGGTGCGGATGCGGCAGGAGGTGGCCCGGGGCGGGGTCAGCCTCGACCTGCCCGCCCAGCAGGTGGAGGCCGACGACGGTGGCTACCGCATCGACTTCGAGACGACGCTGCCGTCGATGGGGTGGAACGCCCAGGTGTCGTTGCTCACCGGGATGGTGGCGGCCGAGCGGATGGCCGCGGCCGGCGTGGGGCTGCTGCGCACCATGCCGCCGGCGGGCAAGAAGGTGCTGGCCCAGGTGCGCCGCACCGCCCGGGCGCTGCACGTCGGCTGGCCCGAGGGCGCCACCTACGCCGACCTCGTGCGCAGCCTGAGGAGCGAGATCCCCGACGAGGCCGCCCTGCTGGCGCTGGCCGCGCGGGGCCTGCGGGGCGCCGGCTACCTGGCGCTCCCGGCCGCCGCTGCGTCCGGGCCCGACATGGAGCACGGTGCCGTCGCCGCGCAGTACGCCCACGTCACCGCTCCGCTGCGCCGGCTGGGCGACCGCTACGCCATCGAGGTGTGCCTGGCGCTGGAAGCGGGCGACACCCCGCCGGCCTGGGCGACCGAGCGCCTACCCGACCTGCCGCACGCCCTGCAGTCCACCGGCAGCCGGGAGTCGGGCGCCGCCCGCGCCGCCGTCGACCTGGTGGAGGCGCTGGTGCTACGGCCCATGGTGGGTCGGACCATCCGGGTGTCGGTGGTGGCCGCCGACGACGAGGGCTCGACCGTCGTGTGCCGCGACCCCGCCATCCAGTCGCGCATCGCCGGCCACACCCTCGGCCTCGGCGACGAGGTGACGGTCCGGATCGCGTCCGCCGACCCCGTCCAACGCCAGATCGTGCTCGAGCCCACCTGA
- a CDS encoding S8 family serine peptidase: MGSTRWSVTRAPTALVLAAIALVASTLTAGADPTSAAADTEATYIVILKSSVSSPTATSIGHHRRYGAEVAGVYSHALKGYTADMTAAEAARLSTDANVAHVEKDRILQLSQTPQTTPTGVRRSFADDNPNLDIDGQDDVRIDVDVAVIDSGVMAHTDLNVVSRANCTTGVCQTGTGNDDNGHGTHVAGTIGALDNGTGVVGVAPGARIHSVKVCTASGSCPNSAIVAGVDYVTARAGTIEVANMSLGGPGTNTPLAQAITRSVDAGVVYAVAAGNNAANASGFSPANHPDVITVSALADSDGEPGGLGPTPSCRPASTDDVLADFSNFGTVVEVAAPGVCILSTWNNGAYNTISGTSMAAPHVAGAAAVLTSGTRDPVNRTQALAIRGQITSAGNFDWTDDSGDGVKEPLLDVHDATKFPPGSGPSPTPA; this comes from the coding sequence ATGGGCAGCACTCGCTGGTCAGTTACGCGCGCGCCCACGGCGCTCGTACTCGCAGCCATCGCCCTCGTGGCGTCGACGCTGACGGCGGGCGCCGACCCGACGTCGGCCGCGGCGGACACGGAGGCCACCTACATCGTGATCCTGAAGTCGTCGGTCTCGTCGCCGACGGCCACGTCGATCGGGCACCACCGGCGCTACGGCGCCGAGGTCGCCGGCGTCTACTCGCACGCCCTCAAGGGCTACACGGCCGACATGACCGCCGCGGAGGCGGCGCGGCTGAGCACCGACGCCAACGTCGCCCACGTGGAGAAGGACCGGATCCTCCAGCTGTCGCAGACGCCGCAGACCACGCCCACCGGGGTGCGGCGCAGCTTCGCCGACGACAACCCGAACCTCGACATCGACGGCCAGGACGACGTGCGCATCGACGTCGACGTGGCCGTCATCGACTCGGGCGTGATGGCCCACACCGACCTCAACGTCGTGTCCCGGGCCAACTGCACCACCGGGGTGTGCCAGACCGGCACCGGCAACGACGACAACGGCCACGGCACCCACGTGGCCGGCACGATCGGTGCCCTCGACAACGGCACCGGCGTGGTCGGCGTCGCCCCGGGCGCCCGCATCCACTCGGTGAAGGTGTGCACGGCCAGCGGCTCGTGCCCCAACTCGGCGATCGTGGCCGGTGTCGACTACGTGACCGCCCGGGCCGGCACCATCGAGGTGGCCAACATGAGCCTCGGCGGGCCGGGCACCAACACGCCGCTGGCGCAGGCCATCACCCGCTCGGTCGACGCCGGCGTGGTCTACGCGGTGGCCGCCGGCAACAACGCGGCCAACGCCTCCGGCTTCTCCCCCGCCAACCACCCGGACGTCATCACCGTCTCCGCGCTGGCCGACTCCGACGGCGAGCCCGGCGGCCTGGGCCCGACCCCGTCGTGCCGGCCTGCCAGCACCGACGACGTGCTCGCCGACTTCTCCAACTTCGGGACCGTCGTGGAGGTGGCGGCGCCGGGCGTCTGCATCCTCTCCACCTGGAACAACGGCGCCTACAACACCATCAGCGGCACGTCGATGGCCGCCCCGCACGTGGCCGGCGCCGCCGCGGTGCTCACCAGCGGCACGCGGGACCCGGTGAACCGCACCCAGGCGCTCGCCATCCGGGGGCAGATCACCAGCGCCGGCAACTTCGACTGGACCGACGACTCCGGCGACGGCGTCAAGGAGCCGCTGCTCGACGTCCACGACGCCACGAAGTTCCCGCCCGGCAGCGGTCCGTCACCCACGCCCGCGTGA
- a CDS encoding DUF397 domain-containing protein gives MSDHPDRPSWRKSTYSGQNGDCVEVCEVGDLILVRNSHRPDAGTIEFTRSELAAWVNGCKAGEFDDLADAM, from the coding sequence ATGAGCGACCATCCTGATAGGCCCAGCTGGCGAAAATCGACGTACAGCGGGCAGAACGGCGACTGCGTGGAGGTGTGCGAGGTCGGCGACCTGATCCTCGTGCGCAACAGCCACCGCCCCGACGCCGGGACCATCGAGTTCACCCGGTCCGAGCTGGCCGCCTGGGTGAACGGCTGCAAGGCCGGCGAGTTCGACGACCTGGCGGACGCGATGTAG
- a CDS encoding ABC transporter permease, protein MTTVVSTPTPVVTARPVRPEAVPRSGPGLLGALRTLAARRFALTARTPREILVPLSTPVLFALVIAPALDSIGPSVPGIDYMSYAALGTAGLLIPLNCLFSGVGVIVDRDSGARRDLLAAPIPRSLLVAGNFVVALAITGLQLGVLLVASVLRGAEYDVTVSGLGWVVGASLLLAVAMYGVAEAVANRMPSVEEFTGALPGLAIVPWFFAGSLFPITALPAGLTAVAKVLPLTHTLALLRYGLLDDGGAGLHDIWGMTNTTAMATLSLGVVALFALVLTTVSVRVFTRSAVS, encoded by the coding sequence ATGACCACCGTCGTCTCCACCCCCACCCCGGTCGTGACGGCCCGCCCGGTTCGCCCCGAAGCGGTGCCGCGGTCCGGGCCCGGCCTCCTCGGTGCCCTGCGCACCCTGGCCGCCCGGCGCTTCGCCCTCACCGCCCGGACGCCCCGGGAGATCCTCGTCCCGCTGTCGACGCCCGTGCTCTTCGCCCTGGTGATCGCCCCGGCGCTCGACTCGATCGGGCCGTCGGTGCCGGGCATCGACTACATGAGCTACGCCGCCCTCGGCACCGCCGGCCTGCTGATCCCCCTGAACTGCCTGTTCTCCGGGGTCGGGGTGATCGTCGACCGCGACAGCGGCGCCCGGCGCGACCTGCTGGCGGCGCCGATCCCGCGGTCGTTGCTGGTCGCCGGCAACTTCGTCGTCGCCCTGGCCATCACCGGGCTGCAGCTCGGGGTGCTGCTGGTGGCGTCGGTGCTGCGGGGCGCCGAGTACGACGTGACGGTGTCCGGGCTCGGCTGGGTGGTCGGCGCCTCGCTGCTGCTCGCCGTGGCCATGTACGGGGTCGCCGAGGCCGTCGCCAACCGGATGCCGTCGGTGGAGGAGTTCACCGGCGCCCTGCCCGGCCTCGCCATCGTGCCGTGGTTCTTCGCCGGCTCGCTGTTCCCCATCACGGCCCTGCCGGCCGGGCTCACGGCGGTCGCCAAGGTGCTCCCGCTGACCCACACCCTGGCGCTGCTGCGGTACGGCCTGCTCGACGACGGCGGCGCCGGCCTCCACGACATCTGGGGCATGACCAACACCACCGCCATGGCCACCCTCAGCCTCGGGGTCGTGGCCCTGTTCGCCCTGGTGCTCACGACGGTCAGCGTGAGGGTCTTCACCCGCTCCGCCGTGAGCTGA
- a CDS encoding sigma-70 family RNA polymerase sigma factor encodes MPDPRLDVAWRDDRRYLLSLAKRTLGDSAAAEDVVQEAFGALVKMPPGEVDDVRGWLTVVVRRLSLNRLRSAYSRRESVADTLPEDGGTDDPADRVTLDDQVRQALAVVLDRLSPAERTSFVLHDVFGFPFGAVAEIVGRTPAACRQLASRARRSVRAGDDVGTDTDDTDGTSTDGERHLVTPAAARHSLLAERFVAAASGGDLAALVEVLDPDVAGDAVLVGHGPFVHAEGFDQVAGRLLRLFGPATGMDLVPFPVEDQAGVVAVIKGRVHAVILLTGTDTVRLIQAYVLPAAHQP; translated from the coding sequence ATGCCCGACCCTCGCCTCGACGTCGCCTGGCGCGACGACCGCCGCTACCTCCTGAGCCTGGCGAAGCGCACGCTGGGCGACTCCGCCGCCGCCGAGGACGTGGTGCAGGAGGCGTTCGGCGCCCTCGTCAAGATGCCGCCCGGCGAGGTGGACGACGTGCGGGGCTGGCTGACGGTGGTCGTCCGGCGGCTCAGCCTCAACCGCCTCCGCTCGGCGTACAGCCGCCGGGAGTCGGTCGCCGACACCCTCCCCGAGGACGGCGGCACCGACGACCCCGCCGACCGGGTGACCCTCGACGACCAGGTCCGTCAGGCCCTCGCGGTGGTCCTCGACCGCCTGTCACCGGCGGAGCGCACGTCGTTCGTGCTCCACGACGTGTTCGGCTTCCCGTTCGGCGCGGTGGCCGAGATCGTCGGCCGCACCCCCGCGGCCTGCCGCCAGCTCGCCAGCCGGGCCCGACGCTCGGTGCGCGCCGGCGACGACGTCGGCACCGACACCGACGACACCGACGGCACCAGCACCGACGGCGAGCGGCACCTGGTCACCCCGGCCGCCGCCCGGCACAGCCTGCTGGCCGAGCGGTTCGTGGCGGCCGCCTCCGGGGGCGACCTCGCCGCGCTCGTGGAGGTCCTCGACCCCGACGTCGCCGGCGACGCCGTCCTGGTCGGCCACGGCCCGTTCGTCCACGCCGAGGGGTTCGACCAGGTGGCGGGCCGGCTGCTGCGGCTGTTCGGCCCGGCCACCGGCATGGACCTGGTGCCCTTCCCGGTCGAGGACCAGGCCGGGGTCGTCGCCGTGATCAAGGGCCGGGTGCATGCCGTGATCCTGCTCACGGGCACCGACACCGTGCGCCTGATCCAGGCCTACGTCCTCCCCGCGGCCCACCAGCCGTAA